One segment of Planctomycetaceae bacterium DNA contains the following:
- a CDS encoding TadE/TadG family type IV pilus assembly protein produces MSISQKRRKRRGLSCVEMALVLPLLLLLTFGIIEYSIQFYVRGEMTNAAREGARRLAVYDATVEQARAVALARLSGLNGNFSVSASLTPPGASDRDATVRISVPMGDITSGIIVPTDGKTLTAEVTMRREDD; encoded by the coding sequence ATGTCCATATCGCAGAAACGAAGAAAGAGGCGGGGTCTGAGTTGTGTCGAGATGGCGCTGGTGCTGCCGTTGCTGTTGTTGCTGACGTTCGGGATCATCGAGTACAGCATCCAGTTCTATGTCCGCGGCGAGATGACCAATGCCGCCCGCGAGGGGGCGCGGCGGCTGGCGGTCTACGACGCGACGGTCGAGCAGGCCCGGGCGGTGGCGCTGGCGCGCCTGTCGGGTCTCAATGGGAACTTCAGCGTCAGCGCCTCTCTGACGCCGCCGGGGGCGTCCGATCGCGATGCGACGGTCCGAATCAGCGTTCCAATGGGCGACATCACTTCCGGAATCATCGTTCCCACCGATGGCAAGACGCTGACAGCCGAGGTCACGATGCGCCGCGAGGACGATTAG